One window of Candidatus Mycobacterium wuenschmannii genomic DNA carries:
- a CDS encoding FAD-dependent oxidoreductase, with product MTNPAPADTASRKPVMLTVDDDPAVSRAVARDLRRRYGDAHRIVRAESGPDALDTLKQLKLRGETVAVLVADYRMPQMTGIEFLEEAMVLYPVAKRVLLTAYADTHAAIDAINVVDLDHYLLKPWDPPEEKLYPVIDELLEAWRRMPERAIPHTKLIGHRWHARSWEARNFLVRNGLHYKWFEADQPDGEQLLLAAGEDGKRLPVVVTEKGDPLVEPSDAELADTLGLTTTPSQDFYDLIVVGGGPAGLAAAVYGASEGLHTVLIESTATGGQAGQSSKIENYLGFPDGVSGDQLATRARRQAEKFGAELITTRTAVALEVNGARRTVRFDDGSSIDGRAIIVATGVAYNQLKADGCADFSGRGIYYGASVAADCEGDEVYVIGGANSAGQAAMHLSTRAKSVTILVRGPSLEASMSHYLIQQIEANPNITVRTCTEVHCATGDEHLETLTLIDNKTGTTEDVSCGRMFIFIGAAPRTEWLDGVLARDDHGFILTGPDLRNVCGWSLDRPPHHLETSVPGVFVAGDVRSESAKRVAAAVGEGSMAVMLVHRYLAES from the coding sequence ATGACTAATCCCGCGCCCGCCGACACCGCATCCCGCAAACCGGTGATGCTGACCGTGGATGACGATCCCGCGGTCTCCCGCGCCGTCGCCCGGGATCTGCGCCGCCGCTACGGCGACGCGCACCGCATCGTGCGGGCGGAATCGGGCCCGGACGCGCTGGACACCCTCAAGCAGCTCAAACTGCGCGGCGAGACGGTCGCGGTGCTGGTCGCCGACTACCGGATGCCGCAGATGACCGGCATTGAGTTCCTGGAAGAGGCGATGGTCCTCTACCCCGTCGCCAAGCGGGTGCTGCTGACCGCCTACGCCGACACCCACGCCGCGATCGACGCGATCAACGTCGTCGACCTCGACCATTACCTGCTCAAGCCGTGGGATCCGCCCGAGGAGAAGCTCTATCCCGTCATCGACGAGCTGCTCGAGGCCTGGCGGCGGATGCCGGAGCGCGCGATCCCGCACACCAAGCTCATCGGGCACCGCTGGCACGCGCGATCCTGGGAGGCCCGCAACTTCCTGGTCCGCAACGGGCTGCACTACAAGTGGTTCGAGGCCGACCAACCCGACGGCGAGCAACTGTTGTTGGCCGCCGGCGAAGACGGCAAGCGGCTGCCCGTCGTCGTCACCGAGAAGGGCGACCCGCTCGTGGAGCCCAGCGACGCAGAGCTGGCCGACACCCTCGGCCTGACGACCACGCCGTCGCAGGACTTCTACGACCTGATCGTGGTCGGCGGCGGGCCCGCGGGCCTGGCCGCCGCGGTCTACGGCGCGTCCGAAGGCCTGCACACCGTGCTCATCGAGTCCACCGCGACCGGCGGGCAGGCCGGCCAGAGCTCGAAGATCGAGAACTACCTCGGCTTTCCCGACGGGGTGTCGGGCGACCAGCTGGCCACCCGCGCGCGTCGGCAAGCGGAGAAGTTCGGCGCCGAACTGATCACCACCCGCACCGCGGTCGCACTGGAGGTCAACGGCGCCCGGCGGACGGTCCGGTTCGACGACGGCAGCTCGATCGACGGGCGCGCGATCATCGTTGCCACCGGGGTCGCCTACAACCAGCTCAAAGCCGATGGCTGTGCCGACTTTTCGGGTCGCGGTATCTACTACGGCGCGTCCGTCGCCGCCGACTGCGAGGGCGACGAGGTCTACGTCATCGGCGGCGCGAACTCGGCGGGCCAGGCCGCGATGCATCTGTCGACCCGTGCCAAGTCGGTCACCATCCTGGTGCGCGGCCCGTCGCTGGAAGCGTCGATGTCGCACTACCTGATCCAGCAGATCGAGGCGAACCCGAACATCACCGTCCGCACCTGCACCGAGGTGCATTGCGCGACAGGCGATGAGCACCTCGAGACGCTGACGCTGATCGACAACAAGACCGGCACCACCGAGGACGTCAGCTGCGGACGGATGTTCATCTTCATCGGCGCCGCACCGCGCACCGAATGGCTCGACGGGGTGCTGGCCCGCGACGACCACGGCTTCATCCTCACCGGACCGGACCTGCGCAACGTGTGCGGCTGGTCGCTGGATCGGCCGCCGCACCATCTGGAAACCAGCGTGCCCGGCGTGTTCGTCGCCGGCGACGTGCGCTCCGAATCCGCCAAGCGGGTCGCCGCGGCGGTTGGCGAAGGGTCGATGGCCGTGATGCTGGTACACCGTTACCTGGCGG
- a CDS encoding serine/threonine-protein kinase PknD, with the protein MQGSTFGNYRLLELLGRGGMGEVWRAHDTVIDRIVAIKILPPDISQDDVFQQRFRREAHAAARLNSAHVVPIHTHGEIGGRLFVDMRLVEGDNLQSLLDAGPLPPERAVRFIEQIAMALQSAHKAGLLHRDVKPSNILIDDDDYAYLIDFGIARAAGERALTTAGDVMGTFYYMAPERFMAQDETGPGIDARSDIYSLTCVLYECLTSKRAFPGDSLEQQVTSHLSAPPPRPSLTRAGVSPAFDAVIARGMAKNPVERYGSAVELARAAREALSTPGSGPGPVSVPRPAPQRAAPPPTGPESFTQAAPNSQRKLLLGPPWWQRKPVIIAAAALLVVAVIVGVVGGSGGHDESTTNLRQTVLPFTGLREPQGLSVDIGGTVYVADTMHNRILALSAGSTDPVVLPFEGLSSPTGVTADNTGTVYVNDAGNKRVLVLPSDTRKQAALPFADLDRPTGLTVDSSRTVYVTDTTRNHVVALAAGSNKQYEVPFTGLNAPTGLVVGPSGTIYVADSGNNRVLSLPPGSTTETTLPFVGLSDPGGVTVDSQGAVYVTDSKSNRALKLPAGSSQQDVLSFTDLDYPWGLAVDNIGTVYVAGHNNKILALRPE; encoded by the coding sequence TTGCAGGGATCGACGTTCGGGAACTACCGGCTGCTCGAATTGCTGGGGCGGGGCGGCATGGGTGAGGTGTGGCGCGCCCACGACACCGTCATCGACCGGATCGTCGCGATTAAGATCCTGCCGCCCGACATCTCCCAAGACGACGTATTCCAGCAGCGGTTCCGCCGTGAAGCGCACGCGGCCGCCCGCCTGAACAGCGCACACGTGGTGCCGATCCACACTCACGGTGAGATCGGCGGGCGGCTGTTCGTCGACATGCGCCTGGTCGAGGGCGACAACCTGCAGTCGCTGCTGGACGCCGGGCCGCTGCCACCGGAGCGGGCGGTGCGGTTCATCGAGCAGATCGCCATGGCGCTGCAATCGGCGCACAAGGCTGGACTGCTGCACCGCGACGTCAAGCCGTCCAACATCCTGATCGACGACGACGACTACGCGTACCTGATCGATTTCGGCATTGCCCGGGCGGCGGGCGAGCGGGCGCTGACGACCGCCGGCGATGTGATGGGCACCTTCTACTACATGGCCCCCGAACGCTTCATGGCTCAGGACGAGACCGGCCCGGGCATCGACGCCCGCTCGGACATCTATTCGCTGACGTGTGTGCTCTACGAGTGCCTGACGTCGAAGCGCGCGTTCCCCGGCGACAGCCTGGAGCAACAGGTCACCAGTCATCTGTCGGCGCCGCCGCCGCGGCCGTCGCTGACCCGGGCGGGTGTCTCGCCGGCTTTCGACGCCGTCATCGCCCGGGGTATGGCGAAGAATCCCGTCGAGCGCTACGGCAGCGCCGTGGAGTTGGCGCGCGCCGCCCGAGAGGCCCTGTCGACGCCCGGATCGGGACCCGGCCCGGTCAGCGTCCCGCGGCCCGCGCCCCAGCGCGCGGCGCCCCCGCCGACTGGGCCCGAATCGTTCACCCAGGCCGCTCCGAACAGCCAGCGCAAGCTGCTGTTGGGCCCGCCGTGGTGGCAGCGCAAGCCGGTCATCATCGCGGCGGCCGCCCTGCTCGTGGTCGCGGTGATCGTCGGCGTGGTCGGCGGCAGTGGTGGTCATGACGAGTCGACCACGAATCTGCGGCAGACCGTGCTGCCGTTCACCGGCCTACGCGAACCGCAGGGGCTGTCGGTGGATATCGGCGGCACGGTCTACGTCGCCGACACCATGCACAACCGGATCCTGGCGTTGTCGGCCGGGTCGACCGACCCGGTGGTGCTGCCGTTCGAGGGACTCAGCTCGCCGACCGGCGTCACCGCTGACAACACCGGCACGGTCTACGTCAACGACGCCGGCAACAAGCGTGTGCTGGTCCTGCCGAGCGACACCCGCAAACAGGCCGCGCTCCCGTTCGCCGATCTCGACCGGCCGACCGGTCTGACGGTGGACAGTTCCCGCACGGTGTACGTCACCGACACGACCAGGAATCACGTCGTCGCGCTGGCGGCCGGCTCGAACAAGCAGTACGAGGTGCCGTTCACCGGACTCAACGCCCCCACCGGGCTGGTCGTCGGTCCCAGCGGAACCATCTACGTCGCCGACAGCGGCAACAACCGGGTGCTGTCGCTGCCTCCGGGCTCGACGACGGAAACCACGCTGCCGTTCGTCGGTCTGTCCGACCCGGGCGGTGTGACCGTCGACAGTCAAGGCGCGGTGTACGTGACCGACAGCAAGAGCAATCGGGCTCTGAAGCTTCCGGCGGGCTCCAGCCAGCAAGACGTGCTGTCGTTCACCGACCTCGATTACCCGTGGGGTCTGGCCGTCGACAACATCGGTACCGTTTACGTAGCCGGGCACAACAACAAGATCCTGGCGCTGCGACCGGAGTAG
- the infA gene encoding translation initiation factor IF-1 → MAKKDGAIEVEGRVVEPLPNAMFRIELENGHKVLAHISGKMRQHYIRILPEDRVVVELSPYDLSRGRIVYRYK, encoded by the coding sequence ATGGCCAAGAAGGACGGCGCCATCGAGGTCGAGGGCCGCGTGGTCGAGCCCCTGCCCAATGCGATGTTCCGCATTGAGCTGGAAAACGGCCACAAGGTGCTTGCCCACATCAGCGGCAAGATGCGACAGCACTACATCCGCATCCTGCCCGAGGACCGGGTGGTGGTGGAGTTGTCTCCCTACGACCTGTCCCGGGGCCGCATTGTTTACCGCTACAAGTAA
- the rpmJ gene encoding 50S ribosomal protein L36 yields the protein MKVNPSVKPICDKCRVIRRHGRVMVICSDPRHKQRQG from the coding sequence GTGAAGGTGAACCCGAGCGTCAAGCCGATCTGCGACAAGTGCAGGGTGATCCGTCGGCATGGACGGGTCATGGTGATCTGCTCTGATCCGCGCCACAAGCAGCGGCAGGGCTAG
- the rpsM gene encoding 30S ribosomal protein S13, producing the protein MARLMGVDLPRDKRMEVALTYIFGIGRTRSIEILAATGIDKDLRTKDLTDDQVTQMRDYIESNLKVEGDLRREVQADIRRKIEIGCYQGLRHRRGLPVRGQRTKTNARTRKGPKRTIAGKKKAR; encoded by the coding sequence ATGGCTCGATTGATGGGCGTTGACCTCCCGCGCGACAAGCGCATGGAGGTCGCGCTGACCTACATCTTCGGCATCGGCCGAACCCGATCCATCGAAATCCTGGCCGCGACCGGGATCGACAAGGATCTGCGCACCAAGGACCTGACCGACGATCAGGTGACCCAGATGCGTGACTACATCGAAAGCAATCTCAAGGTCGAGGGTGACCTGCGCCGCGAGGTCCAGGCCGACATCCGCCGCAAGATCGAGATCGGCTGCTACCAGGGCCTTCGACACCGCCGCGGCCTGCCTGTGCGCGGTCAGCGCACCAAGACCAACGCGCGTACCCGTAAGGGCCCGAAGCGCACCATCGCCGGCAAGAAGAAGGCCAGGTAA
- the rpsK gene encoding 30S ribosomal protein S11 translates to MPPAKKAAASAPKKGQKTRRREKKNVPHGAAHIKSTFNNTIVTITDLQGNVLAWASSGHVGFKGSRKSTPFAAQLAAENAARKAQEHGVKKVDVFVKGPGSGRETAIRSLQAAGLEVGAISDVTPQPHNGCRPPKRRRV, encoded by the coding sequence ATGCCCCCAGCAAAGAAGGCGGCCGCTTCCGCGCCCAAGAAGGGTCAGAAGACCCGGCGGCGGGAAAAGAAGAACGTTCCGCACGGCGCCGCGCACATCAAGAGCACGTTCAACAACACGATCGTGACGATCACCGACCTGCAGGGCAACGTCCTGGCCTGGGCGTCGTCGGGTCACGTGGGCTTCAAGGGGTCGCGTAAGTCGACGCCGTTCGCCGCCCAGCTGGCTGCCGAGAACGCCGCCCGCAAGGCGCAGGAGCACGGCGTCAAGAAGGTCGACGTCTTCGTGAAGGGTCCGGGTTCGGGCCGCGAGACCGCGATCCGTTCGCTGCAGGCCGCCGGCCTGGAGGTCGGCGCGATCTCCGACGTCACGCCGCAGCCGCACAACGGCTGCCGTCCGCCGAAGCGGCGCCGGGTCTAG
- the rpsD gene encoding 30S ribosomal protein S4, giving the protein MARYTGPVTRKSRRLGVDLVGGDQSFEKRPYPPGQHGRARIKESEYRQQLQEKQKARFTYGVMEKQFRRYYAEAASRPGKTGDELLQILESRLDNVVYRSGIARTRRMARQLVSHGHFTVNGVKVTIPSYRVSQYDIIDIKGTSLNTVPFQIARETAGDRPIPGWIQVVGEQQRILIHQLPERAQIEVPLTEQLIVEYYSK; this is encoded by the coding sequence ATGGCTCGTTACACCGGACCCGTCACCCGCAAGTCGCGCCGCCTGGGCGTCGACCTCGTCGGCGGTGACCAGTCGTTCGAGAAGCGCCCCTACCCGCCCGGCCAGCACGGCCGCGCGCGGATCAAGGAGAGCGAATACCGCCAGCAGCTGCAGGAGAAGCAGAAGGCCCGCTTCACCTACGGCGTCATGGAGAAGCAGTTCCGCCGCTACTACGCGGAGGCCGCGAGCCGTCCCGGCAAGACCGGTGACGAGCTGCTGCAGATCCTGGAGAGCCGGCTGGACAACGTGGTGTACCGCTCCGGCATCGCCCGCACCCGCCGCATGGCGCGACAGCTGGTGAGCCACGGTCACTTCACCGTCAACGGCGTCAAGGTGACCATCCCCAGCTATCGGGTGTCGCAGTACGACATCATCGACATCAAGGGGACGTCGCTGAACACCGTGCCGTTCCAGATCGCCCGCGAGACCGCCGGCGACCGTCCGATCCCCGGCTGGATCCAGGTGGTCGGGGAGCAGCAGCGGATCCTGATCCACCAGTTGCCCGAGCGCGCCCAGATCGAGGTCCCGCTCACCGAGCAGCTCATCGTCGAGTACTACTCGAAGTAG
- a CDS encoding DNA-directed RNA polymerase subunit alpha, with amino-acid sequence MLISQRPTLSEEVISDSRSQFVIEPLEPGFGYTLGNSLRRTLLSSIPGAAVTSIRIDGVLHEFTTVPGVKEDVTDIILNLKSLVVSSEEDEPVTMYLRKQGPGEVTAGDIVPPAGVTVHNPEMHIATLNDKGKLEIELVVERGRGYVPAVQNKASGAEIGRIPVDSIYSPVLKVTYKVDATRVEQRTDFDKLILDVETKSSIGPRDALASAGKTLVELFGLARELNVEAEGIEIGPSPAEADHIASFALPIDDLDLTVRSYNCLKREGVHTVGELVSRTESDLLDIRNFGQKSIDEVKVKLHQLGLSLKDSPASFDPSEVAGYDVATGTWSAEAAAYDDQDYAETEQL; translated from the coding sequence ATGCTGATTTCACAGCGGCCGACTTTGTCCGAAGAGGTCATCAGCGACAGCCGTTCGCAGTTCGTCATCGAGCCGTTGGAGCCGGGTTTCGGCTACACGCTGGGTAACTCGCTGCGGCGCACGCTGCTGTCCTCGATCCCGGGCGCGGCCGTCACCAGCATCCGCATCGACGGTGTGCTGCACGAGTTCACCACGGTGCCGGGGGTCAAGGAAGACGTCACCGACATCATCCTGAACCTGAAGAGCCTGGTCGTATCGTCCGAGGAGGACGAGCCGGTCACCATGTACCTGCGCAAGCAGGGCCCGGGCGAGGTCACCGCGGGTGACATCGTGCCGCCGGCCGGCGTCACCGTGCACAACCCCGAGATGCACATCGCGACCCTGAACGACAAGGGCAAGCTCGAGATCGAGCTCGTCGTCGAGCGTGGGCGCGGTTACGTCCCGGCCGTGCAGAACAAGGCGTCGGGTGCCGAAATCGGCCGCATCCCAGTCGATTCCATCTACTCGCCGGTTCTGAAGGTCACCTACAAGGTGGACGCGACCCGTGTCGAGCAGCGCACCGACTTCGACAAGCTGATCCTCGACGTCGAGACCAAGAGCTCGATCGGCCCCCGGGACGCGCTGGCGTCCGCGGGTAAGACGCTGGTCGAATTGTTCGGTCTGGCGCGGGAACTCAACGTCGAGGCCGAGGGCATCGAGATCGGCCCGTCGCCTGCCGAGGCCGACCACATCGCGTCGTTCGCGCTGCCGATCGACGACCTGGATCTGACCGTGCGCTCGTACAACTGCCTCAAGCGCGAGGGCGTGCACACCGTCGGCGAACTGGTCTCGCGCACCGAGTCCGACCTGCTCGACATCCGCAACTTCGGTCAGAAGTCCATCGACGAGGTGAAGGTCAAGCTGCACCAGCTGGGTCTGTCGCTCAAGGACAGCCCGGCCAGCTTCGACCCGTCGGAGGTCGCGGGCTACGACGTGGCGACCGGTACCTGGTCCGCCGAGGCAGCCGCCTACGACGACCAGGACTACGCCGAAACCGAACAGCTGTAA
- the rplQ gene encoding 50S ribosomal protein L17 yields the protein MPKPTKGPRLGGSSSHQKAILANLATSLFEHGRIKTTDAKARALRPYAEKLITHAKKGTLHNRREVMKKIRDKDIVHALFAEIGPHFSDRNGGYTRIIKVENRKGDNAPMAVIELVQEKTVTSEANRARSAGAAKAVEPKAAKAEPKAEEAEEATADEAEVGDNVDAAEADPTTAEAEEAGDADES from the coding sequence ATGCCCAAGCCCACCAAGGGTCCTCGCCTCGGCGGATCGTCCTCGCACCAGAAGGCGATCCTGGCCAACCTGGCCACGTCGCTGTTCGAGCACGGCCGGATCAAGACGACCGATGCGAAGGCGCGGGCACTGCGTCCCTACGCCGAGAAGCTCATCACCCACGCCAAGAAGGGCACGCTGCACAACCGGCGTGAGGTGATGAAGAAGATCCGCGACAAGGACATCGTGCACGCCCTGTTCGCCGAGATCGGGCCGCACTTCTCCGACCGCAACGGTGGCTACACCCGCATCATCAAGGTCGAGAACCGCAAGGGCGACAACGCCCCGATGGCGGTCATCGAGCTGGTTCAGGAGAAGACCGTGACGTCTGAAGCCAACCGTGCGCGGAGCGCGGGCGCCGCAAAGGCCGTCGAGCCCAAGGCTGCCAAGGCCGAGCCGAAAGCCGAAGAGGCCGAAGAGGCCACGGCCGACGAGGCCGAGGTCGGCGACAACGTGGACGCCGCGGAAGCGGACCCGACCACGGCCGAAGCTGAAGAGGCCGGGGACGCTGACGAGTCCTGA
- the truA gene encoding tRNA pseudouridine(38-40) synthase TruA gives MKNEPAIDTDGGLVRLRLDIAYDGTEFAGWATQAGQRTVAGVLEESLSTVFRTELRLRAAGRTDTGVHATGQVAHVDVPADALPNVYPRTPRSGQPEFQPLVRRLGRLLPADVRVRRIQRAPAGFDSRFSALRRHYVYRISTADYGVDPQQARFITSWPRLLDVDTMASASRKLLGLNDFAAFCRHREGATTIRDLQRFDWVRDGDLITAQVTADAFCWSMVRSLVGAVLAVGEHRRTVDWVAELLTDTRRSSDYAAAPARGLTLVGVDYPPDSELQARTLITRDLRTRN, from the coding sequence TTGAAGAACGAGCCCGCCATCGACACTGATGGCGGGCTCGTTCGTCTCAGGCTCGATATCGCTTACGACGGAACCGAATTCGCGGGCTGGGCCACCCAGGCCGGGCAGCGCACCGTCGCGGGCGTATTGGAGGAGTCGCTGTCGACGGTGTTCCGCACCGAGTTGAGACTCCGTGCGGCCGGACGCACCGATACCGGTGTGCACGCTACCGGCCAGGTCGCCCACGTGGATGTCCCCGCCGATGCGCTGCCGAATGTCTACCCGCGTACGCCGCGGTCGGGTCAGCCCGAGTTCCAGCCGCTGGTCCGGCGGCTCGGTCGGCTGCTGCCCGCCGACGTCCGCGTGCGCCGAATCCAACGGGCGCCAGCGGGTTTCGACTCACGCTTCTCGGCGCTGCGCCGCCACTACGTCTACCGGATCTCGACCGCCGATTACGGCGTGGATCCACAACAGGCCCGGTTCATCACCAGTTGGCCGCGGCTGCTCGACGTCGACACGATGGCTTCGGCATCGCGGAAGTTGCTGGGGCTCAATGACTTCGCGGCATTCTGCCGGCACCGCGAGGGTGCGACGACGATCCGCGACCTGCAGCGCTTCGACTGGGTGCGCGACGGCGACCTGATCACCGCGCAGGTGACTGCCGACGCGTTCTGCTGGTCGATGGTGCGCTCGCTGGTCGGCGCGGTGCTAGCCGTCGGCGAGCATCGGCGAACCGTCGACTGGGTTGCCGAGTTGCTCACGGACACAAGGCGTTCCAGCGACTATGCGGCCGCCCCGGCGCGGGGCTTGACCCTGGTGGGGGTGGACTATCCGCCGGACAGCGAGTTGCAGGCGCGGACGCTGATCACCCGCGACCTGCGTACCCGCAACTAG
- a CDS encoding cutinase family protein, which yields MRSSLIRLAAVASFAAGLLAAPALAPRSVTSLPVASAACPGVEVVFARGREEPPGLGAVGDALVNSLRAKTHMSVGAYGVNYPANIDVESGANDMGAHVQSMASSCPDTREVLGGYSLGAEVADVATAAHIPPGVDRHVAAVALFGNGTHNVAPAFAGRTIDQCAQGDPICKPSIHDIHWSSHLQSSYIDSGLVDQAANFVAGKV from the coding sequence ATGCGATCAAGCTTGATCCGCCTGGCAGCGGTGGCGTCGTTCGCGGCCGGTCTGCTGGCCGCCCCCGCGCTGGCACCCCGTTCCGTGACGTCCCTTCCGGTCGCCTCGGCGGCCTGTCCGGGCGTGGAGGTCGTCTTCGCCCGCGGCCGAGAGGAGCCACCCGGACTCGGTGCAGTTGGCGATGCATTGGTCAATTCGCTGCGCGCAAAGACGCACATGTCGGTCGGGGCTTACGGCGTCAACTATCCGGCAAACATCGATGTCGAGAGCGGCGCCAACGATATGGGCGCGCACGTTCAATCCATGGCCAGTAGCTGCCCGGACACCCGCGAGGTGCTCGGCGGCTACTCCCTGGGTGCCGAGGTGGCTGACGTCGCAACCGCAGCGCACATCCCCCCGGGTGTGGATCGGCACGTCGCCGCGGTCGCCTTGTTCGGTAACGGCACCCACAACGTCGCCCCCGCCTTCGCAGGTAGGACGATCGACCAGTGCGCGCAGGGCGACCCGATCTGCAAACCGAGCATCCACGACATCCACTGGTCGTCACACCTACAGTCGTCCTACATCGACTCGGGCTTGGTGGATCAGGCCGCGAACTTCGTCGCCGGCAAAGTCTAG
- a CDS encoding cutinase family protein: MTPRSTLSRLALATGLALAPAILIPAASASCSDVEVVFARGRQEPPGAGILGNAFVSALRSKVSRNVSLYAVNYPANTEVAQGANDMSAHVQSTINGCPDTRVVLGGYSLGAAVTDVVLAAPGAMFGFTNPLPPGADQHVAAVALFGNGSNWVGPIANLNGLYADRTIDLCHGADPICNPADPHTWQNNWSQHMAGGYIHDGQVNQAADFVAGKLG; encoded by the coding sequence ATGACCCCGCGTTCGACGCTGAGCAGACTCGCGCTCGCCACCGGCTTGGCGCTTGCGCCCGCGATCCTGATCCCGGCAGCATCGGCCTCCTGCTCTGACGTCGAGGTGGTGTTCGCCCGCGGACGGCAGGAACCGCCGGGCGCCGGCATACTCGGCAACGCCTTCGTGAGCGCCTTGAGATCCAAGGTCAGCCGCAACGTCAGCCTCTACGCGGTGAATTACCCCGCCAATACCGAAGTCGCCCAAGGCGCTAACGACATGAGCGCCCATGTCCAGTCGACGATCAACGGCTGCCCGGACACCCGGGTGGTGCTGGGCGGCTACTCGCTCGGCGCCGCGGTCACCGACGTCGTGCTGGCGGCTCCCGGCGCGATGTTCGGCTTCACCAATCCGCTTCCGCCCGGGGCCGACCAGCACGTCGCCGCGGTCGCCCTCTTCGGCAACGGCAGCAACTGGGTGGGCCCGATCGCGAACCTCAACGGCCTCTACGCCGACCGCACCATCGACCTGTGCCACGGCGCCGATCCGATCTGCAACCCGGCCGATCCCCACACCTGGCAGAACAACTGGTCACAGCACATGGCCGGCGGCTACATCCACGATGGCCAGGTCAACCAGGCTGCCGACTTCGTCGCCGGAAAGCTCGGCTGA
- a CDS encoding cutinase family protein, producing MLGAGLLVNAPATAPPAKADNCPDVALTFARGTDEPKGLGRVGQALADGIKQNTGKNVDAYAVDYRATLLQIHGNDGAKDAIKHIKEMADKCPATPQVLGGYSQGASVVDIVTGTQIGGVGWGDALPAQYATHVIAVTTFGNPADRSGGSIAAQSANFGAKAVDYCNPEDPICHAGAGNEWKGHTDGYVPVFTNQAASFVSTRLLSVLPQTGPDGSQLGLPPGPGQSPVHGQDGPQPGQGPLPGPGPASPVPGPTVVDQTRPASFR from the coding sequence TTGCTGGGAGCAGGGTTGCTCGTCAACGCCCCCGCCACGGCCCCGCCGGCCAAGGCCGACAATTGCCCCGACGTCGCGCTGACATTCGCCCGCGGCACCGATGAGCCCAAGGGTCTGGGCCGCGTCGGCCAGGCCCTCGCCGACGGCATCAAGCAGAACACCGGCAAGAACGTCGACGCCTACGCCGTCGACTACCGCGCCACCCTGCTGCAGATCCACGGCAACGACGGCGCCAAGGACGCGATCAAGCACATCAAGGAGATGGCCGACAAATGCCCGGCCACCCCGCAGGTGCTCGGCGGCTACTCCCAGGGCGCCTCGGTGGTCGACATCGTCACCGGCACCCAGATCGGCGGCGTCGGCTGGGGCGACGCGCTGCCCGCGCAGTACGCCACCCACGTCATCGCCGTCACCACCTTCGGCAACCCGGCCGACCGCAGCGGCGGGTCGATCGCCGCGCAGAGCGCGAACTTCGGCGCCAAGGCCGTCGACTACTGCAACCCCGAAGACCCGATCTGCCACGCCGGCGCGGGCAACGAGTGGAAGGGCCACACCGACGGCTACGTGCCCGTCTTCACCAACCAGGCCGCCAGCTTCGTCTCCACCCGCCTGCTCTCGGTGCTCCCCCAGACCGGCCCCGACGGCAGCCAGCTGGGTCTGCCGCCCGGACCCGGCCAGAGCCCGGTGCACGGCCAGGACGGCCCGCAGCCTGGGCAGGGCCCGCTGCCCGGCCCCGGCCCCGCCTCCCCGGTTCCCGGCCCGACCGTCGTCGACCAGACTCGGCCCGCGTCCTTTCGCTGA